Within Aliidiomarina minuta, the genomic segment ACCGACAAAATGCGTGCTTCGCAGTACCTCAATCAGCTTGTCTTCGGGCAACGCAGTGCTTATCTGCTCAATATTGTGATATCCCTGGCGGTGCAGACATTCTACAGCGCTGGGGTGAATGCCTTCTAAAAGTACGATACGTATTTTATCTTTATCCAGTGATATGAGCGGCGGCATGCTGTTGTCCTGTTAGTTTTTTAAAGTGGTGACTGTTTTGCCATCGCTGATAAGCGCAATATCGGCACTGCGGGCAGCAAATAGCCCATTGGTAACTACCCCGGTAATTTGATTCAATTTCTCTTCAAGCTCAATGGGTTTTCCGATATTCAGATTATAAATGTCGAGAATGACGTTGCCGTTGTCGGTTTTAAAGTTTTCGCGCAGCACGGGATCGCCACCCAGTTTAACTATCTGCCGGGCAACATAAGAACGCGCCATCGGGATCACTTCGACAGGCAGTGGGAAGTCGCCCAGAGCCGTTACCTGTTTGCTGTCGTCCGCAATGCAAATAAAGGTCTTAGCAACTGCTGCAACAATTTTTTCCCGGGTCAGGGCACCGCCGCCGCCTTTGATCATCTGGCGATGGCGGTTAATTTCATCAGCACCGTCGACATACAGTTCCAGCTCAGGTACGCCATTCAGGTCAAACACCGCGATGCCATGTTGACGCAGACGCTCAGTTGAGGCTTCCGAGCTGGATACAGCACCATCAATATCGTGTTTCATACTGGCCAGTGCATCGATGAAAAAATTCACGGTAGAGCCGGTGCCTACACCAACCACAGAACCCGGTTTGACGTATTCAAGTGCGGCTTCAGCCGCCATTTTCTTTGCGTTATCACTACTCATAATATTTATTATCGATGTAATCGGTGAGTGTTGCCTTCATTATAAGGAGCTGTGCCTGAAGCGCCAGCACCTTGTCGCAGTTATTACCGCAGGTAACGGAACATCCCAGGATTGCACTGGTATATGCCCGGCCTGCTGACAGTCATGGGCCAGCCCCATCACCTTCAGCTGAGGATAGCGACCAGCATGCCACCCGGCCAGGGTCCGGTCGTAGAAACCACCACCCATGCCCAGGCGATTGCCTTGACTGTCAAAACCAACCAGGGGCACCAGCAGGGTGTCCAGCTGCGCAAATGGCACCACGTCGGGGCAGCGCAGAGGTGGTTCTGGAATAGCAAACTTGTTATTGATTAGCGGGCGCTGGGGATCGTAGCGCAGCATCAGCAGATGCCCTTTAGCAAAGGGATGCAAGACTGGCAGGCAAACCTTTTTGCCGGCATCCAGCAATGCCTGCAATAAAGGGGCTGTATTCAATTCGGCAGCAA encodes:
- a CDS encoding 5-formyltetrahydrofolate cyclo-ligase, producing MNSATRIQNSRQQLREQLKQQRRALTEAEQKSASLQLVDTAMQQPEVAQAETIALYFSFAAELNTAPLLQALLDAGKKVCLPVLHPFAKGHLLMLRYDPQRPLINNKFAIPEPPLRCPDVVPFAQLDTLLVPLVGFDSQGNRLGMGGGFYDRTLAGWHAGRYPQLKVMGLAHDCQQAGHIPVQSWDVPLPAVITATRCWRFRHSSL
- the rpiA gene encoding ribose-5-phosphate isomerase RpiA is translated as MSSDNAKKMAAEAALEYVKPGSVVGVGTGSTVNFFIDALASMKHDIDGAVSSSEASTERLRQHGIAVFDLNGVPELELYVDGADEINRHRQMIKGGGGALTREKIVAAVAKTFICIADDSKQVTALGDFPLPVEVIPMARSYVARQIVKLGGDPVLRENFKTDNGNVILDIYNLNIGKPIELEEKLNQITGVVTNGLFAARSADIALISDGKTVTTLKN